Below is a window of Cytobacillus firmus DNA.
TGAAGAAAACAGGCTCCTTTTAGCCGGCCATGATTTCAGCGGCAAGCTGGCAGTCGCCCTGCAAATTAGTGAAACTCCTTTTGAATAAAGGACATGAAAGGAAAGGAGCACGACCATGATGGAAAAGGAAAGACATGTACTCGTCATCTTCCCTCATCCGGATGATGAAGCATTTGGCGTATCAGGAACGATTTCCTTACATATCGATAATGGCACACCTGTCACCTACGCATGCCTGACGCTTGGAGAAATGGGGCGCAATATGGGAAATCCCCCTTTCGCCACCAGAGAAACCCTGCCGAAAATCCGCAAAGAAGAGCTGGAGGAAGCAGCCAGGGTTCTGGGCATTCAGGATTTAAGAATGCTGGGGTACCGGGATAAAACCGTCGAATTTGAAGATGAGGAAATGCTTGCGAATAGGCTTGGAGCCATCATCGGCGAGACGAACCCTTCCCTCATTATCACGTTCTACCCTGGATACGCTGTGCACCCCGACCATGACGCGACAGGAGCCGCCGTCATCCGTGCGGTAAAAGAGCTGCCTGCTGACAAGCGTCCGAAGGTTCACTGTGTTGCATTCTCCAATAACTGTGAGGAAGAAATCGGCCAGGCTGATGTGGTCAATGATGTAAGTGCGGTTATCGACCGGAAAATCGCAGCCATCAAGGCTCATGCCTCCCAGACACAGCTGATGGCAGCGAACATGGAAGAAAGCATTAAAAATCAGGATCCGGAAGTACTGGCAAGAATGTATAAAGAGCGCTTTTGGACTTATAAAATATAAAAAGGGAGCCTCTCGCTCCCTTTTTATTACTTCTCCATCATTTCCTTCAAATACTGAAGCTGGCTTCCGTCTTCCCGCTTCACAATATTCACGATAAAACGCTTCGTCAATCTGGCAACAAGCCCGCTGGTTTTGACGGTTGCTTCCATCTCCACCTGGGTTCCTTCTTCTATTTCATGAAAATTATATTTATATTCGGTAATCAGTCCATTGGCATTGCTGCGGGTGGTATAGGTTCTGTCCTGTTCAAAATCAATGATTTCAACATCCGCGATGATCTTTTTCCCTCTGACCATGCGTGTTTCAACAAACTTTGTTCCTTTACCGGTCTCACCCTCGGTCTGTTTTTCCACTTTCACGACAAACGGCATAAGCTCAGGGACATTTTCCATCTTAATCATATAATCAAATACTTCATGTACAGGTTTATTGATAATCTCACTCGAACGAAAATCAGCCATGCTTTGCACCTCAGAATCATAAGTCTATGACTCTATTATATAACAAAAAAGCAGGCTGGAGTAAAGACGGTTCCCTACAGCTTCTGGCGGTAAAGGGAGCAAAATTTACACCAGTCCACAATAACGATTTTCCTGCCTGTAATTTCGATGATTCCTTCCTTTTTCAGCCTGGAAAAAACACGGCTGACACTTTCCCGGGACGTTCCAACAAGGGTGGAGAATTCCTGGACGGTTATGGGGAGCTCAAGGTGCATCCGGTTGCAGTAGTTGGCGCCGAACTTCTCCGCGAGCCTTTCCAAAGTCCGGACTGTTTTCGTATACACATCAAGCAGCGCAATATCCCTCATAATGGAGGTCATATCACGCAGAGATTCACTCATATAGCGGATAATCTGTACGGCCATTTCCGGTGAATACAGAAGCTCCTGCTCCAGTTCATCAGTATTCAGAAAATAGATTTCACCATCCTGTACCATTGTACCTGTCGCCGGATACGTATAGCCCTCCTGGTTAAAGAGGTTGGCTTCAGCAAAAATCTCGCCCTTTTTCTTAATGCAGACAATCAGTTCATTTCCATGTTCATCCTGCTTCGTCAGCTTCACAATACCGGAGTGCACAAAGTAAACTCCTTTGGCAACCTCATATTCAGACATAATTCTTTCGCCTTTTAAATAAGCTTTCTTAATAATTCGATTATCGATCCGCTCTAGAGATTCAATGGGGAGCTCTTTAAAAATCTCAATCTTGCCTAAAAATTCGTTGATTAACGGCCTATGATCCTGCTTTTCATATTCCATTCCCATCCCCCGCTTTTACCATTCTTAAGAAATATTCTAGCTAAGTACGGATTGGAATGAAGTGACTTAACTCACAAAACGATCCTCTCATGCAGAATATTAGCACGCTTAAACAAGATGAGTGATTACTCACTTTACAAATAGTTAGTGGTTCATTTATGATTATAGTGAGTGATTACTCACTTTTTAAAAAGGAGTGAACAAATGAATAGTCCAATCGTTTCCATTCAACATGTATCTAAAAATTACGGAAAGCAGCAAGTTCTAAAAGACATCAGCCTTGAAATTTATGAAGGTGAGATTTTCGGCCTGCTCGGCCCATCCGGAGCAGGAAAGACGACGCTTGTTAAACAGCTGGCAGGCCTGGAGGAGCCCGCACAGGGTGAAAATTATATTTTCAGCGAAAAAATGCCCAGACTGGACCTGATCAAACGAATCGGCTACATGGCCCAATCCGATGCTCTGTACACCGACTTAACAGCAAAGGAAAATCTGGATTTCTTTGCAGCGCTGTATGGGTTAAGCGGCAAGGAAAAAAGGCAGCGGATGGATGAGGTTATGGAATTGGTTTCATTAACAGACCACATTCATAAAATGGTTTCCGACTATTCAGGGGGTATGAAGAGAAGACTTTCCCTTGCCATTTCCCTTCTGCATAGTCCCGGTCTCCTCATTCTCGATGAACCTACTGTTGGAATTGATCCCGTCCTCAGAAAAAGCATCTGGGAATCTTTTAAACGCCTGAAGGAGAAAGGGACCACCATCCTGGTGACCACTCATGTCATGGATGAAGCAGGAAAGTGCGACAGGCTGGGCATGATTAGAGACGGACAGCTCATTGCAGCCGGGACACCCGAAGAATTAATGCAGCAAGCAGGCGCGGCCACTATTGAAGATGCCTTTCTGGCATATGGAGGTGCTTAATATGAGGATTACAGCACTGGTTATTCGAATACTGCGCCAGATTGTAAGAGATAAACGGACGATGGCTCTGTTGATCCTTGCTCCGATCCTGGTCATGAGCATGCTTCATCTTGTGTTTAACGGAGATGAATATACGCCAAAAGTCGGCATCGTGGATCTGCCTGAAAAAATAGAGACTCAGCTTAACCTGGAACATGCAAAACTCGAACACTATGAAACAGAGAAGCTCGCGAAAAAGGACTTATCAGCCAAGAAACTGGATGCGTATCTGGTGTTTGATCAAATGCCGCCGTCAGTGGTTCTCGAAGGCAGTGACCCAAGTGTAAACGGAGCTGTGATGAGATGGGTTCAGGGTGCATTGAAGCCATTGCAGCCAAATGGCGGGAATCAGGAAGTAAAAGCCGATTATTTATTCGGCTCAGAGGACATGGGGCAGTTTGATTATTTCGGACCGGTGCTGCTTGGATTCTTTGTCTTTTTCTTTGTATTCCTGATTGCCGGCGTATCTTTTTTAAGGGAACGGACCACCGGAACACTCGAACGGCTTTTGACCAGTCCGCTCAGGAAGTGGGAAATTGTTACGGGATATATCATGGGATTTGGAATTTTCACGATGATCCAGGCTGCCATCATCGCCTGGTATGCGATCTATGTACTCGGCATGCTGATGGAAGGCTCTTTTGGCTATGTCCTTCTGATCACATTGCTCCTTTCGCTGACAGCATTGACTCTGGGAATCCTGCTGTCTTCGTTTGCCAACAATGAGCTGCAGATGATTCAATTCATTCCGCTTATTGTGGTTCCGCAGATCTTTTTCTCGGGGCTGTTCAATCTTGAGACCATTTCAGAGTGGCTCAGCTGGGTCGGCCCTTTCACACCTTTATATTACGCGGCTGAAGCATTACGAAATGTAATGGTAAGAGGCTTTGGATGGGATATGATTTATAAAGATCTGCTGATGCTGCTCGCTTTCTCCCTGCTCTTTATGGTTCTGAATATCGCTGCTTTAAGAAGGTACCGGAAAATATAAAATTTCTTTTTATAATTTCATTCCTTTATAATAAAGCTATAGATTTTGCACGTATAAAGGAGTTTACCATGCCAGAGCAGGATTCCATTTTAGAAGAGTTATTTCAGGAAGAAGAAAAGCTTACGGAGAAGCAGAAGAAAATTATCATGGCTGCGATTGAATCGTTTTCTGAAAAGGGCTATGCCGCCACTTCGACAAGCGAAATCGCCAAGAAGGCAGGAGTAGCCGAAGGAACCATCTTCAGGCACTATAAAACCAAAAAGGATTTGCTGATGGGGATCGTTTCGCCGATGATGGCAAAGCTGATTGCTCCATTCGTTATTAAAGATTTATATAAAGTCATCAATCATGAATATGAACACTTTGAAGATTTTTTAAGAGCCATGATGGAAAACCGGATCGAGTTCCTTAAAAACAATATGCCTCTTATCAAGATCCTGATCCAGGAAATTCCGTTCCACCCCGAACTCAAGGAACAGTTTAAAGAGCATATTGCCATGAAGGTATTCGATCGTTTTGCCAGTTTGGCTGAATACTATCAGAAAAAAGGGCAAATTATTGATATCCCTCCCTACAGTGCCGTCCGAATGACTTTTACGTCGATATTCGGCTTTCTTATCGCGAGGTATTTAATTTTGCCTGAAGCCGACTGGGATGATGAAAAAGAAATCGAGCTGACCATTCAATTCATTATGCATGGACTTTCAGCTAAAAACTGAAGCCTGGCACTGCTGCCAGGCTTCTTATATTTCCGAAAGCTGAATTTTATAAATCTTGTCATCCTTCTCAAGCGGATTGCCTCGTCCGTCTGTATTGTTGCTGATAAAATAAAGCACATCCCCTTCAATGAAGACGTCGCGGATTCTGCCTAAATTAGACACAATCTTCCTGACATTCTTCGTTTCCAGATCAAACTCCAGAACAGCACTGCCTCTTAAGGCGGCGGTGTAAAGCTTGCCCTTATAATAGGCCATCCCGGACGGAGCCCAGGTTTCGTCATCACCGGAGGTAAACAGCGGCGATTCCATGCCTTCTTTCTTCTCGGTGCCTTTTATGACGGGCCAGCCGTAATTTTTTCCTGGAAGGATCCTATTGATTTCGTCATTGGCTGATGGGCCGTGTTCACTTTCATACAAAGTCCCATCCTCAGCCCATGCAAGTCCCTGCGGATTGCGGTGGCCGTAGCTATAGACATAAGATCCGCTGAACGGATTATCAGCAGGTACGCTGCCGTCCAGATTCATTCTTAGGATCTTTCCTCCGAGGGAATTCACATTCTGGGCAATTTCAGGATCGGTCGCAGCATCGCCTGCAGTCGCATAAAGCTTTCCATCAGGGCCTATTTCAAGCCGGCCGCCATGATGGTACTGACCGCTTGGGATTTTATCAAGCAAAAGCTTGTCCTCTTTCCAGGTTCCATCCAGATGCTTGAGAATGACAATTCGGTTAAACTGTCCTGTGGTGTTTTCATAGGTGTAATAGGCGTACGCTTCGTTTGATTGTGGATAATCTGGTGCCAGCACAAAGCCCAGCAAGCCGGCTTCAGAGGCGGTAGAAAGCTTTTTTGCAAGCTCCACCTTCTGGCGTTCTTTCTTGCCGTCCTCGACCTTCACAATGCTTCCTTGTCTTTCGGTCATGTAAAAGGTTTCGCCCGTTTTGGCAATGGACCAGGGAATATCGAGCTCATCTGCCAGTATTTCCGGCTCTGCACCGGCAGGAAGGCTGGCCTCCTGATCCTCGATTTGCTTCCCGTTATCATTCTCTCCTGCACTAGAACACCCGGCCAGCAGGCCCAAAACGAGCAGCCCTAAACCTAACACCTTTTTCATCCAGCCTTCAGCCTCCCTTGAAATTCTACTTCAGGACTTCCCAGATTGCCTTGGCAACACCGCTGTCTTCATTTGCGGATGTTACCACATCGCACTGTGCTTTAATGATGTCATCGGCATTTCCCATGGCAACCGATCTTCCTGCGCGTTTGAACATGGACAAATCATTATAATTATCGCCAATGGCCATGGTTTCCAAAAGCGAGATTCCTTTTTCTTTTACAAAAGCCTCAAGGGCAATTCCCTTTTGGGCGCTTACACTTGTCAGCTCCAAATTCTCATCCCCTGATGAACTTACGGCCATGCCTTCAAGCTTCAGCAGATCTTCTTTCGCGGAGACGAGAAAATCCGGTTCAAACGAGAAGGCCAGCAGCTTGTAAATTTGATGCTCGTCACTGTTGAAAAGCTCATCATAGCTGTTCACTTTATGGACAAGCCCTTTTGTAAAGCGCTCTTCCGCCGCTTTGGTCACTTCATCAATATCCGCTTCCGGATTTCCGCTTAAAAAGATGTCGACAATAATGGACACACCGCGGTCTTCATCAATGGTATATGTACCCTGGTTGGTGTATACCTCGAAATAAACATTGTTCTGAACAAGGATATAGGCTGCTTTTTTGGCCAGGACCTTATCGAGCGGGCTGGAGGACACGACCTTCCCATCTGAGGCTCTTACTTCTGCCCCATTTGCGCAAATTATCGGGCAGGAAATGCCGGCTTCATCGAGGACGAAGCTTGCTTCGAAGTAGGAGCGCCCTGTCGCGATGACCACTTCAACTCCTTTTTCCTGTGCGGCTTTAATAGCTTCTAAATTTTCAGGCGTTATTTTCTGTGTGGCGGTTAAAAGCGTTCCGTCCATATCACTGGCAATGCATTTGATCATTAGATTCACCTTCTGGCTGTAGTATTTTTCTGAAAAACTTATTTGCCATTCTATCATGTTCTTAGGGTTATTTTAAATAATTGCTCTTCTTAGCCTACATACTTGCTCCCTTCCCTGATGCTCAATTTTGCAAGTGTGTTTGATTCAATAAACTTTTTTACTGACTCTGGATTTGTTTTCGAGTATTCCCTGAGAGCCCAGCCGATAGCTTTTTGGATGAAGAATTCTTTACTGTCATTGTTTAGGAGGATGTAGCGGTATAGCAGCTCTTCGTCTGTGCTGGCTTTGTATTTCAGCTGAAATAGAATAGCAGTTCTGCGGAGCCACATGTTTTCGCTGGTCGCCCATCCCTCTATTTTTCCGGGGATGATTTCCGGGTTTTTGGCCGCGATGGCGCCCACTGCATGGGCGGCAAGCATGTCAACAGTATCCCACCAGGATTTTGATGTAATCAGCTTTTCGACTAATGCCAGATGGCTCTTGTCCAGTTTCCTGGTGAATTTCCCTATGTAGTCAAGGGCGGCAGCCTGGTATTCACGCTCCTCCATGTCCCATAAGGCCTCCACAAATGCCGGATTAAACGCCTGCTTCAGCAGGCCTGTTTGATTGAAGTATTCCTTTAACAGGGCTCTTCTTTCAGGTGCCTTGATTCCCAGGAAGGAAAAGCGGTTTTTCATATAGTTTTGCATGGGAATCGCTTTTTCTGTATCCCGGTTTCCTTCAAAAAGCTCGGTTAATAATTGGATATCCATATGAGCACTCCTTTTTACATCAAAACGGGTTTATGTCATCATGTTAAGGGTAAGGTATGGTAGAGATTTGTTGCTTTCTCCGTTTTCGGACAGCTTTTCCTC
It encodes the following:
- a CDS encoding SRPBCC family protein — its product is MADFRSSEIINKPVHEVFDYMIKMENVPELMPFVVKVEKQTEGETGKGTKFVETRMVRGKKIIADVEIIDFEQDRTYTTRSNANGLITEYKYNFHEIEEGTQVEMEATVKTSGLVARLTKRFIVNIVKREDGSQLQYLKEMMEK
- a CDS encoding HAD family hydrolase, with protein sequence MIKCIASDMDGTLLTATQKITPENLEAIKAAQEKGVEVVIATGRSYFEASFVLDEAGISCPIICANGAEVRASDGKVVSSSPLDKVLAKKAAYILVQNNVYFEVYTNQGTYTIDEDRGVSIIVDIFLSGNPEADIDEVTKAAEERFTKGLVHKVNSYDELFNSDEHQIYKLLAFSFEPDFLVSAKEDLLKLEGMAVSSSGDENLELTSVSAQKGIALEAFVKEKGISLLETMAIGDNYNDLSMFKRAGRSVAMGNADDIIKAQCDVVTSANEDSGVAKAIWEVLK
- the bshB2 gene encoding bacillithiol biosynthesis deacetylase BshB2, coding for MEKERHVLVIFPHPDDEAFGVSGTISLHIDNGTPVTYACLTLGEMGRNMGNPPFATRETLPKIRKEELEEAARVLGIQDLRMLGYRDKTVEFEDEEMLANRLGAIIGETNPSLIITFYPGYAVHPDHDATGAAVIRAVKELPADKRPKVHCVAFSNNCEEEIGQADVVNDVSAVIDRKIAAIKAHASQTQLMAANMEESIKNQDPEVLARMYKERFWTYKI
- a CDS encoding ABC transporter permease; the protein is MRITALVIRILRQIVRDKRTMALLILAPILVMSMLHLVFNGDEYTPKVGIVDLPEKIETQLNLEHAKLEHYETEKLAKKDLSAKKLDAYLVFDQMPPSVVLEGSDPSVNGAVMRWVQGALKPLQPNGGNQEVKADYLFGSEDMGQFDYFGPVLLGFFVFFFVFLIAGVSFLRERTTGTLERLLTSPLRKWEIVTGYIMGFGIFTMIQAAIIAWYAIYVLGMLMEGSFGYVLLITLLLSLTALTLGILLSSFANNELQMIQFIPLIVVPQIFFSGLFNLETISEWLSWVGPFTPLYYAAEALRNVMVRGFGWDMIYKDLLMLLAFSLLFMVLNIAALRRYRKI
- a CDS encoding DNA alkylation repair protein; the encoded protein is MDIQLLTELFEGNRDTEKAIPMQNYMKNRFSFLGIKAPERRALLKEYFNQTGLLKQAFNPAFVEALWDMEEREYQAAALDYIGKFTRKLDKSHLALVEKLITSKSWWDTVDMLAAHAVGAIAAKNPEIIPGKIEGWATSENMWLRRTAILFQLKYKASTDEELLYRYILLNNDSKEFFIQKAIGWALREYSKTNPESVKKFIESNTLAKLSIREGSKYVG
- a CDS encoding PQQ-dependent sugar dehydrogenase, producing the protein MKKVLGLGLLVLGLLAGCSSAGENDNGKQIEDQEASLPAGAEPEILADELDIPWSIAKTGETFYMTERQGSIVKVEDGKKERQKVELAKKLSTASEAGLLGFVLAPDYPQSNEAYAYYTYENTTGQFNRIVILKHLDGTWKEDKLLLDKIPSGQYHHGGRLEIGPDGKLYATAGDAATDPEIAQNVNSLGGKILRMNLDGSVPADNPFSGSYVYSYGHRNPQGLAWAEDGTLYESEHGPSANDEINRILPGKNYGWPVIKGTEKKEGMESPLFTSGDDETWAPSGMAYYKGKLYTAALRGSAVLEFDLETKNVRKIVSNLGRIRDVFIEGDVLYFISNNTDGRGNPLEKDDKIYKIQLSEI
- a CDS encoding TetR/AcrR family transcriptional regulator, yielding MPEQDSILEELFQEEEKLTEKQKKIIMAAIESFSEKGYAATSTSEIAKKAGVAEGTIFRHYKTKKDLLMGIVSPMMAKLIAPFVIKDLYKVINHEYEHFEDFLRAMMENRIEFLKNNMPLIKILIQEIPFHPELKEQFKEHIAMKVFDRFASLAEYYQKKGQIIDIPPYSAVRMTFTSIFGFLIARYLILPEADWDDEKEIELTIQFIMHGLSAKN
- a CDS encoding Crp/Fnr family transcriptional regulator — translated: MEYEKQDHRPLINEFLGKIEIFKELPIESLERIDNRIIKKAYLKGERIMSEYEVAKGVYFVHSGIVKLTKQDEHGNELIVCIKKKGEIFAEANLFNQEGYTYPATGTMVQDGEIYFLNTDELEQELLYSPEMAVQIIRYMSESLRDMTSIMRDIALLDVYTKTVRTLERLAEKFGANYCNRMHLELPITVQEFSTLVGTSRESVSRVFSRLKKEGIIEITGRKIVIVDWCKFCSLYRQKL
- a CDS encoding ABC transporter ATP-binding protein; protein product: MNSPIVSIQHVSKNYGKQQVLKDISLEIYEGEIFGLLGPSGAGKTTLVKQLAGLEEPAQGENYIFSEKMPRLDLIKRIGYMAQSDALYTDLTAKENLDFFAALYGLSGKEKRQRMDEVMELVSLTDHIHKMVSDYSGGMKRRLSLAISLLHSPGLLILDEPTVGIDPVLRKSIWESFKRLKEKGTTILVTTHVMDEAGKCDRLGMIRDGQLIAAGTPEELMQQAGAATIEDAFLAYGGA